Proteins encoded within one genomic window of Hevea brasiliensis isolate MT/VB/25A 57/8 chromosome 8, ASM3005281v1, whole genome shotgun sequence:
- the LOC110668604 gene encoding 7-deoxyloganetic acid glucosyltransferase-like, protein MVPPPTPPPAITPHVLIYPFPAQGHVSPMLKLAELLSLAGLNITFLNTEHNHERLTRFTDVEARFAKYPGFHFTTMPDCLPVDHPRTSLIDVLESLQLNSKPIFKQLLVETRPPINCIIGDGGFHLDLAIEPGIPIIRVRTVSASCFWTYFCVPDMIEACELPIKGKEDMDRIITKVPGMETFLRCRDLPSFCRVSDMTDPHLLMMMNETRQTPQAQALILNTFEDLEAPILSQIRNHCPKTYTIGPLHELLKTKLINVKMQESYQSSNSLREVDRSCITWLDTQPSQSVIYISFGSVAVLTREQLMEFWHGIVNSKKRFLWVIRPDSVTTKDGDAENFPEELEEGPKQRGYIVKWAPQEEVLEHKAVGGFLTHSGWNSTMESIVAGVPMICWSFFGDQQVNSRFVSEVWKLGLDMKDVCDRGVVEKMVNDLMVDRRDEFVRSTARMAELARKSVSEGGASSCNLNRLIEDIRQISLQANDNRQRAS, encoded by the exons ATGGTTCCGCCTCCTACTCCTCCTCCTGCTATTACTCCTCATGTATTAATCTATCCTTTCCCTGCCCAGGGCCATGTTAGCCCTATGCTCAAGCTAGCTGAGCTTTTAAGCCTTGCCGGTCTCAACATTACCTTCCTAAATACGGAGCATAACCATGAACGCCTAACCCGTTTCACAGATGTTGAGGCCCGTTTTGCCAAGTATCCAGGATTCCATTTCACGACTATGCCTGACTGCTTGCCTGTAGATCACCCACGTACGAGTTTAATAGATGTGCTTGAATCATTGCAATTGAACAGTAAGCCAATTTTCAAACAACTGCTGGTTGAAACTAGGCCACCGATTAACTGTATCATTGGAGATGGGGGATTTCATCTTGATCTTGCAATTGAGCCTGGAATTCCAATTATTCGTGTCCGTACCGTTAGTGCTTCTTGTTTCTGGACTTACTTTTGTGTTCCTGATATGATTGAAGCTTGCGAACTTCCCATCAAAG GAAAAGAAGACATGGACAGAATCATAACAAAAGTGCCAGGCATGGAGACCTTTCTCCGGTGCCGAGATCTTCCAAGTTTCTGCCGAGTTAGCGACATGACGGACCCCCATCTCCTAATGATGATGAACGAGACACGGCAAACCCCCCAAGCACAAGCCCTCATCCTCAACACCTTTGAAGACCTGGAAGCGCCAATACTATCCCAAATCCGCAATCACTGCCCCAAAACCTACACCATTGGACCCCTCCACGAGCTCTTGAAGACCAAACTTATAAACGTAAAGATGCAAGAATCATATCAATCCTCAAATAGTCTCCGGGAAGTGGACAGGAGCTGCATCACTTGGCTGGATACTCAACCTTCACAATCTGTGATCTACATTAGCTTTGGGAGCGTTGCGGTATTGACAAGAGAGCAGCTCATGGAATTTTGGCATGGAATTGTTAATAGTAAGAAGCGATTCTTGTGGGTAATAAGGCCTGACTCTGTTACTACTAAGGATGGTGATGCTGAAAATTTTCCTGAGGAGCTTGAGGAAGGTCCCAAGCAAAGAGGATACATTGTCAAATGGGCACCGCAGGAAGAGGTTCTGGAGCATAAGGCAGTCGGTGGGTTTCTGACACATAGTGGATGGAACTCCACCATGGAGAGTATAGTGGCAGGGGTTCCCATGATTTGCTGGTCTTTTTTTGGAGACCAGCAAGTGAATAGCCGGTTTGTGAGTGAGGTTTGGAAGCTAGGACTGGACATGAAGGATGTGTGTGATAGAGGGGTTGTGGAGAAGATGGTGAATGATCTGATGGTGGATAGGAGGGATGAGTTTGTGAGATCAACGGCTAGGATGGCAGAGTTGGCAAGGAAAAGTGTGAGTGAAGGCGGGGCCTCTTCTTGCAATCTGAATCGTTTGATTGAAGATATAAGGCAGATAAGTTTGCAAGCAAATGATAATCGACAGAGAGCTTCCTGA